TCACCGACATGTACTACTTCGAGGAGGAAGTCGGCCGCGTTGCCAGATCCGCGGGCCTCCGGGGCGTGCTCGGAGAGACGATTATCGGTTTCCCCGTCGCGGACGCGAAGACGCCGGCTGACGCGCTGGTTCGGGCAGAGCGCTTCATCAAGGAGTTCAAGAGCGACCCGCTCGTCACGCCTGCCGTCGCTCCGCACGCGATGTATACGAACGAGACGGCGACGTTGACGGCGGCCATCGCCCTGGCGCGCAAGTACGACGTGCCGCTCCTCACTCACGTCGCCGAGACTCAGGACGAAGTCAAGACGTCGAACGACAAGTACAAGATGTCGCCGGTCGCGTATCTGGAGTCGATTGGATTCTGGGGGCCGAAGACGCTTGCCGCGCATTTCGTGCACGTCGGCGACGACGACCTCGCGATTCTGAGCAGGCGCGGCGCCGGGCTTTCGCACAACCCCGAGAGCAACATGAAGCTGGCGAGCGGCGCGGCTCCCGTTTCGAAGGCGCTCAAGGCCGGCGTCCACGTGGGCCTCGGCACCGATGGCGCGGCCAGCAACAACGACCTCGACATGTTCGAGGCGATGCGGCAGGCGGCGTTCCTGGCCAAACTCGCTGAGAACGATCCCACCGCGGTGTCGGCGCAGACGGCGCTCGAGATGGCGACCATCGGCGGGGCCCGCGCACTCGGGATGGCGGATCGGATTGGCTCGCTCGAACCGGGCAAGCTGGCTGACGTGATTATGGTGTCGATGCAGTCGGCGCGTCAGACGCCGCTCTACAATCCCATTTCACATCTGGTGTATGTGACCCGGGGAGAAGACGTCCGCACGACAATCGTCAACGGCCGCATCCTGATGCGGAACCGCCGCGTGCTGACGCTCAATGCGCCGGCGGTCATCGCCGACGCGGTGGCGCTGGCGAAGAAGGTGAAGGCCGCCGTCGACGCCGCGTCTCAGTCGAGCGCGCCCAGGTAGGGGAGATGGCGATACTGCTCGGCGTAGTCGAGGCCGTAGCCGACCACGAAACGGTCCTCGATGGTGAACCCGATATAGTCCACCTTGACCTCGACAACGCGCCGCGACGGCTTGCTCAGCAGGCATGCGGTCCTGAGCGACTTGGGCCCGCGCGCGTGCAGGATCTCCTGCAGGTAGGCCAGCGTCAGCCCGGTGTCGACAATGTCCTCGATGATGACGACGTTGCGGCCCTCGAGACCCGTGTCGAGGTCCTTGAGGACACGGACTTCGCCGGAAGACGTCGTGCTCTTGCCGTAGCTCGACACCGCCATAAAGTCGATGGTCACCGGCCGATCCATTGCCCGGATAAGGTCGCCCAGGAACATGAACGCGCCCTTGAGGACGCTCACAAAGTGGAGCTGGGGCTCGTTGGCGAAATCGCGGCGAATGTCGGCGGCCAGTTCCTTGACGCGCTGCTGGATCTGCTCCGCGGAGATGATGACGGCCTTGGGTTCTTCGTACGCCATAGGCGAGAAAGACTAACATAGATTACTAGTTCTCCATGAATCTTGACTGTTTCCTGACAATGTACGATTTTGGATGAGGGCGCCGGGGTGGTATGCTTCGTGCACGATGGGCCCATCGCGGACTCCCCACTTGCCGTCCGAGCTCGCCGGCCATATCGGTAAGCCTGTCATAATTGGACACAGTCCCGCCCTCCAGGCGATTTGCGCCCTTGCCGAGCGCGTGGCCGAGGGCGATGCCCGGGTTCTGATCACTGGCGAGAGCGGCGTCGGCAAGGACCTGGTCGCTCAGCTCATCCACTCGCACTCGCACCGCGCCGATCAGCCATTTGTGGCGGTCAATTGCGCCGGCGTCACCGAGACGCTGCTCGAATCGCAGTTGTTCGGTCACGTAAAAGGCGCCTTCACGGATGCCTTTCGCGACAAGATCGGCATCCTGCAGCTGGCGCACAACGGCACGATCTTCCTCGACGAAGTCGCGGAGATGAGCCTGCGGATGCAGGCCCTGTTCCTGCGCTTCCTCGAGAACGGCGAAATCCAGCCAGTCGGCTCCGACGTCGTGAGGACGCAGGTCAACGGACGCGTGATTGCCGCCACCAACAAGGACCTGGCAGCGGCCGTGGCGGCGGGGAATTTCCGCGAAGACCTGATGTACCGCCTCGACGTGGTGCACATTCGCGTGCCGCCATTGCGGGAGCGCACCGAGGACGTGCGGGCGCTCATCGAGCATTGCCTCTCCCGGGCCGAGCGGCGAATCACGCTGACCGAGGAG
This window of the Acidobacteriota bacterium genome carries:
- a CDS encoding amidohydrolase, which codes for MRATTHPGRRSILLLVLALGISLTCPASLVAQAPAQRPPQPVSIVITGGIVVTMDAHNRVLWPGAVAIDGHRIVAVDTPENIARAYRGNQVIRAGGHVVMPGLINTHTHAAMVMYRGLADDLALMDWLQKYIFPAEAKTVSPEMVRIGTRLAALEMIESGTTLFTDMYYFEEEVGRVARSAGLRGVLGETIIGFPVADAKTPADALVRAERFIKEFKSDPLVTPAVAPHAMYTNETATLTAAIALARKYDVPLLTHVAETQDEVKTSNDKYKMSPVAYLESIGFWGPKTLAAHFVHVGDDDLAILSRRGAGLSHNPESNMKLASGAAPVSKALKAGVHVGLGTDGAASNNDLDMFEAMRQAAFLAKLAENDPTAVSAQTALEMATIGGARALGMADRIGSLEPGKLADVIMVSMQSARQTPLYNPISHLVYVTRGEDVRTTIVNGRILMRNRRVLTLNAPAVIADAVALAKKVKAAVDAASQSSAPR
- the hpt gene encoding hypoxanthine phosphoribosyltransferase; translated protein: MAYEEPKAVIISAEQIQQRVKELAADIRRDFANEPQLHFVSVLKGAFMFLGDLIRAMDRPVTIDFMAVSSYGKSTTSSGEVRVLKDLDTGLEGRNVVIIEDIVDTGLTLAYLQEILHARGPKSLRTACLLSKPSRRVVEVKVDYIGFTIEDRFVVGYGLDYAEQYRHLPYLGALD
- a CDS encoding sigma-54 dependent transcriptional regulator produces the protein MPSELAGHIGKPVIIGHSPALQAICALAERVAEGDARVLITGESGVGKDLVAQLIHSHSHRADQPFVAVNCAGVTETLLESQLFGHVKGAFTDAFRDKIGILQLAHNGTIFLDEVAEMSLRMQALFLRFLENGEIQPVGSDVVRTQVNGRVIAATNKDLAAAVAAGNFREDLMYRLDVVHIRVPPLRERTEDVRALIEHCLSRAERRITLTEEAFRALETYRWPGNVRELQNVVERLIWTSVEDVVGVEHLPTRLLQGRTDSILPARERRRQRADDIFKALTEGSFSFWEHVHPLFLDRDITRNDVRDLVRRGLAATRGNYQALVRLFGMPDTDYKRFLNFLGTHGCVVDFREFRPAAARDGAVTKEEKVPSETRAPRGGRANPTP